The stretch of DNA ATCACTCACCCATTTTTAAAACTCTAAAAATACAACAAACGGTGTCCCCACAAAATCCCCCCAAAAAGGCGAAAAAAGCTCAACGGCATGGGAGCCTACACTGCTACAATATCGTCGCTACCGTGGTACTAGCCAAAGAATCAACCGCGTAGGAGGAGCGAACAGACCGATCTGCCCACTCgctctcacgtgaccccatccacgtgactgccCTCACTCAAGCCAACATCTGGGGCCCGCGTATTCCCCGAATCTCACATAACCTCGCCCagcagtatgtacggtTCGGATATCGACGCGCATCTCCTGCCCTAACCCAGATGCCCAATGCAGGCTCCCCCACAAAACCATCTATTGCCGGGACCTAAAAAGTGTAGTGGGTTATAAGCCAGCTGAGACCCCGCGACATCTTACGACACTCTTCCACTGACCACGTCGACATTTGTGTGAATACAACTAGACCCGTCATGCTTCGAGCCGTTTCCAACCACGCCTGTTTGAGACAGGCTCTTTCCAGTACTCGGACTCTGAGAACTGGTCTCCAAAAACATGTCCATAAGACccagtttgtgtctgtgcgaCACGTGTCGACCACTAAACCCACTGAGCGGGCGGAGGTCGAGAAGCCCATTGTTCAGAATGGCGAGCTTGTGTTCCCCGGAGCTCTGCGAACGTCGTTTGTCAACAACATGACTTTTGTGGACCCCACGACCCAGGATTCCATGCCTACTTACCGAGTAGTAGGGCCCGATGGCGTGCAGATTGACAAGTCGTACAAGATTGATCTGCCCGTCGACACCATTCTCAAAATGTACAAGGACATGGTGACTGTGAGCATCATGGACGCCATCATGTTTGACGCACAGAGACAGGGCCGTCTGTCCTTCTACATGGTTTCCGCGGGAGAGGAAGGTATGGCTGTGGGCTCAGCAGCCGCCCTCAAGCCTCAGGATCATGTCTACTCCCAGTACAGAGAGCAGGGAGCGTACATGTATCGAGGATTCACTCTGGACGACTTCATGAACCAGCTCTATGGAAACAAACACGACCAGGGCAAGGGAAGAAACATGCCGGTGCATTATGGCTCCAGAGAGCTCAACATGCATACCATTTCGTCTCCTCTGGCCACCCAGCTGCCTCACGCTGCTGGAACAGCCTACGCTCAGAAGATGGCTGGCGTCGATGGAGTCACCCTGTGCTACATGGGTGAGGGAGCTGCCTCCGAGGGTGATTTCCATGCCGCTCTCAACATTGCTGCTACTCGAAACTGTCCCGTCATCTACTTCTGTCGAAACAACGGCTATGCCATCTCTACTTCTGCCATTGAACAGTACAAGGGAGACGGTATTGCGTCCCGGGCTATTGGTTACGGCATTGAGACAATTCGAGTGGACGGAAACGACATTTTCGCCGTGCATCGAgccaccaagaaggcccGAGAAATCGCTCTCAGAGACCAGAAGCCCGTTCTCATCGAGGGCATGTCGTACCGAGTGTCTCATCACTCCACCTCCGACGACTCGTTTGCATACCGGTCCCGAGGCGAGGTCGAGAGTTGGCAGCGAAAGGACAACCCAATTGTCCGTCTCAGAAAGTGGctggagctcaacaagcatTGgaacgaggaggaagagcaAAAATTCCGAACCCAGGCCCGAAAGGATATCCTCACTGCCTTTTCCAAAGCcgagaaggtcaagaagcCCGAGATTGTGAGCGCCTTTACCGATTGCTGGGAGGATATTCCTCCCCATCTCAAGGAGCAACAACAGGAGCTTGGAGAGATTCTCGATACTTATCCCGAGCATTTTGACCTGTCTGCTTTTGAgggtggacgaggaggtcTGCATGATAAGTGAGCGGAGTCAGCGCGCGTGAGCGAAGCGAAAGTGCTGACCTTGTAAGCATGTCAGCATTATTTATAGCTCAATCGCCCCCCCCCTTTGGTGGTGATAAAATGAATTATATTTGATATTCTATGTTGGAGTACTTGCAGTAAGATATCCGAGTTTAGTTGACTATGGTAAGTATTAGTTGACGGATTTGTTAATTTAGATGGTGTTAGCTAAATAAGGTTCCATAGAGGTTGACTCCTTAGGTGTCTTTGATTGTCAGCAATTGAAGTTATATAGGGCTGATTTCTGTTGAAGTGGATTCATCATGGTGCCAATAGCTCACCGTCAAAGTCCTAGCTCTCTAGCATCAGTATTACGTTTTCTGTATATCCCCACCATTTTCCCCCTAACCCTAATACACTAATGAAAGTTGACGATGTTAGTGCATGGCAAATCATGAACTAACCAAAACTCGTCAGTTCCTCAACATGCCACCAAAAAGCGAGATTGAcgacgagaccaagaagaagcagttgGTGTCTATTCTTGCGGCGCTGGAGAAGGCGCCCATTAAGGCAACTCCCGCTGGAATCCGGAAATTGGCCCAGCAGCGGGGCCTCGAAGTTTTCGGAGAAGATTTGGCGGAAGGAACACGAATCTCCCTCGGAGGATCGACTATCCTCATTGATATCGACATGATCACCAGTCCAATCGACAGGGTGGTGCGTGTGAACTTCTCTGTGGACGCCAAGGTGGCTCCTTCGGATCCCATACACTCCTACACGAACCCTGAGATCTCTCCGTCAATCAACGACGTTCTGCTGTCATCTTTGCAGGCTtccaagctggacaagTTTGCGCGACACCTCGCCTTTCTTTCAGACATGGAGCGTCTATCGTCTGAGAAATGCAACTCTTTCAGAGCCATTGATGAGGTGGCCCATGCTCTATtcttcaagtacaagaagctggGCAAGAAGGATTCACCTGCGGACTTTTGCATGGGCTTTGGACAGCCGCTGCTCAACTACGAAGAGAATTTGGGTCTGTTTCTCAAGTACTGGACTACCCAGCACCAAGTGAGAGACGCAGAAAAAGCTGCAGTTACTGCTGAGTATATTGCCGAGTTTGGATTGCGAGAGAACTCAGGAGACTGCCATGCAAAGTACTCCACTGGATGGATCAACGAGGGCGGAGAGTGGCAAGAGATTGCTGCTCAGGATAGCACCGCTGAGTTTGTGCTGAGACTCAATCCTCCGGTGCTGATGAACAAAGACCTGGCCACCAAGCTGGGAGCCTCGTACACAGTTGTGGGCAACGATACGCCGTTCGATCTGCTCGGAAATACCTTTTACCGATCGTTCCGGGAAGTTCATACATCCGACTCGGACTCTGTCAGAATGAATGTGGAATACAGCAATCTGGTGGCTAAGGACGAGCTGGTTTCCGTCACAGAAGTGCCTGTGGACCACCCGCGATCGCTGGAGTCGCTCTTTGACATTCTGCGGACCCAGATCCAGCTGTCGACGGTGCTGGAGTCGGTTCTCATCAAGGATTCCATGGTGGGACAGGAAGAACTGGATACAAACGACAATGTGCTTGTCGAGGAGCTTCTCAATGCTGGCCCCGTGGTGCAGCATGCTGATGAGGGCCAACGGCTGCCTTTGACGGTGTCTCTAGGTGATAACAACGGTTTACTGAGTCTGTCTGTTGAGGTGCATGCCTGGAAGACGTGGTTTGATGTGGTGAttgacaagaacaagctgGTGCTTACAAATCTGCAGGCATCGCCGGGATCCACTACTTTGGAGGTTGCGCGGTTTGGAAAGCTCATCAACTTTTCCGAAGATCTGGCTCTCAGCATTCTCCTTGCCAAAAACACAACAAAACCTAACTAATTTATACCATGTACATTATATAGACCTATTTGCATGTCTATGACTTGAGTGAGCGGCAAACAATTGACTGGTACCCACTCCCAGCTATATTCAGACACTTTTCTCC from Yarrowia lipolytica chromosome 1D, complete sequence encodes:
- a CDS encoding uncharacterized protein (Compare to YALI0D08690g, similar to uniprot|P50136 Mus musculus 2- oxoisovalerate dehydrogenase alpha subunit mitochondrial precursor) yields the protein MLRAVSNHACLRQALSSTRTLRTGLQKHVHKTQFVSVRHVSTTKPTERAEVEKPIVQNGELVFPGALRTSFVNNMTFVDPTTQDSMPTYRVVGPDGVQIDKSYKIDLPVDTILKMYKDMVTVSIMDAIMFDAQRQGRLSFYMVSAGEEGMAVGSAAALKPQDHVYSQYREQGAYMYRGFTLDDFMNQLYGNKHDQGKGRNMPVHYGSRELNMHTISSPLATQLPHAAGTAYAQKMAGVDGVTLCYMGEGAASEGDFHAALNIAATRNCPVIYFCRNNGYAISTSAIEQYKGDGIASRAIGYGIETIRVDGNDIFAVHRATKKAREIALRDQKPVLIEGMSYRVSHHSTSDDSFAYRSRGEVESWQRKDNPIVRLRKWLELNKHWNEEEEQKFRTQARKDILTAFSKAEKVKKPEIVSAFTDCWEDIPPHLKEQQQELGEILDTYPEHFDLSAFEGGRGGLHDK
- a CDS encoding uncharacterized protein (Compare to YALI0D08712g, some similarities with DEHA0D12078g Debaryomyces hansenii IPF 1179.1) encodes the protein MANHELTKTRQFLNMPPKSEIDDETKKKQLVSILAALEKAPIKATPAGIRKLAQQRGLEVFGEDLAEGTRISLGGSTILIDIDMITSPIDRVVRVNFSVDAKVAPSDPIHSYTNPEISPSINDVLLSSLQASKLDKFARHLAFLSDMERLSSEKCNSFRAIDEVAHALFFKYKKLGKKDSPADFCMGFGQPLLNYEENLGLFLKYWTTQHQVRDAEKAAVTAEYIAEFGLRENSGDCHAKYSTGWINEGGEWQEIAAQDSTAEFVLRLNPPVLMNKDLATKLGASYTVVGNDTPFDLLGNTFYRSFREVHTSDSDSVRMNVEYSNLVAKDELVSVTEVPVDHPRSLESLFDILRTQIQLSTVLESVLIKDSMVGQEELDTNDNVLVEELLNAGPVVQHADEGQRLPLTVSLGDNNGLLSLSVEVHAWKTWFDVVIDKNKLVLTNLQASPGSTTLEVARFGKLINFSEDLALSILLAKNTTKPN